The following are encoded together in the Montipora foliosa isolate CH-2021 chromosome 12, ASM3666993v2, whole genome shotgun sequence genome:
- the LOC137979376 gene encoding zinc metalloproteinase dpy-31-like isoform X2 translates to MGTIEQIFGDVGYWSPWQPWSLCSTTCGNGARTRMRTCVSSVGGGGCSGSDMEKERCNLAECLDLSKFCLEKEDGDYEDSTNCHQFIKCSGKVAHIVPCIGSTYDPSRNQCVHNNPDSDCS, encoded by the exons ATGGGCACAATCGAACAAATCTTTGGAG ACGTGGGCTACTGGTCTCCATGGCAACCCTGGAGTCTCTGCTCGACGACATGCGGCAATGGTGCAAGGACGCGCATGCGCACATGTGTGAGCTCCGTTGGTGGAGGTGGTTGCAGTGGGTCAGATATGGAAAAGGAGAGATGTAATCTAGCAGAATGTTTGG ATCTTTCAAAGTTCTGTTTGGAAAAAGAGGATGGCGATTATGAAGATTCAACTAATTGTCATCAATTTATTAAGTGTTCTGGAAAAGTTGCGCACATTGTCCCATGTATAGGCTCTACGTACGATCCCAGTAGAAACCAGTGTGTCCATAATAATCCTGATAGTGACTGTTCATAA
- the LOC137979376 gene encoding uncharacterized protein isoform X1, protein MRLSGHFNLHCRVGIFPIPWNHLASFLFVSGFCNVAQASDSRLQQSSSSSFSFPTTYRDKYLAGSVIKSLQLDDWLQCLTACASSIECISYNFNKRLSTCELNSQGITGSDRQACLSDESLVFSQGLIFQQVKDVGYWSPWQPWSLCSTTCGNGARTRMRTCVSSVGGGGCSGSDMEKERCNLAECLDLSKFCLEKEDGDYEDSTNCHQFIKCSGKVAHIVPCIGSTYDPSRNQCVHNNPDSDCS, encoded by the exons ATGCGATTATCGGGTCACTTCAATCTTCATTGTCGAGTCGGTATTTTTCCAATTCCGTGGAATCATTTGGCCTCATTTTTGTTTGTCAGTGGTTTCTGCAATGTCGCGCAGGCATCGGATTCAAGATTACAGCAATCAAGTTcgagttctttttcttttccaacaACGTATCGGGATAAGTATTTAGCTGGTTCTGTTATCAAGTCTCTCCAGTTAGATGACTGGTTACAATGCCTGACTGCATGCGCAAGCTCTATCGAGTGTATCTCCTACAACTTCAACAAGAGATTAAGCACCTGCGAATTGAACAGCCAAGGAATAACTGGGTCTGATCGGCAAGCATGTCTTAGCGATGAATCGCTTGTCTTTTCCCAAGGTTTAATATTTCAACAGGTAAAAG ACGTGGGCTACTGGTCTCCATGGCAACCCTGGAGTCTCTGCTCGACGACATGCGGCAATGGTGCAAGGACGCGCATGCGCACATGTGTGAGCTCCGTTGGTGGAGGTGGTTGCAGTGGGTCAGATATGGAAAAGGAGAGATGTAATCTAGCAGAATGTTTGG ATCTTTCAAAGTTCTGTTTGGAAAAAGAGGATGGCGATTATGAAGATTCAACTAATTGTCATCAATTTATTAAGTGTTCTGGAAAAGTTGCGCACATTGTCCCATGTATAGGCTCTACGTACGATCCCAGTAGAAACCAGTGTGTCCATAATAATCCTGATAGTGACTGTTCATAA